A genome region from Taeniopygia guttata chromosome 5, bTaeGut7.mat, whole genome shotgun sequence includes the following:
- the TRMT5 gene encoding tRNA (guanine(37)-N(1))-methyltransferase isoform X2: MRTLWRLGYCAKLLKTNHFRTAASNTSFPAVWTLLAQHSGSIPGLFVVVKKNTLSTMPETVEDKSNSELYLPHPGVRGMTLLNREAFRRTVVVPALKVKKEIVHSVLKSLKQSVLQRPGLKRVVEDPEDEDIRFVILDPHKVPEFSLGESEQQVLKQLNVHPEVSKYHLELSYENFKTEEILRAVLPEGQEVTSGFSRVGHIAHLNLRDHQLPYRHLIGQVIMDKNPGVTCVVNKTNIIDSTYRNFEMEVLAGENNLVTKVKENNIAYELDFSKVYWNPRLSTEHGRIVELLRAGDVLFDVFAGIGPFAIPAAKRKCRVFANDLNPESYTWLLHNCRLNKVDTKVKAFNMDGRDFLRGPVREELSRELPLLREEQKTAFHVVMNLPALAVEFLDVFRHLLVGEPCSPAGLPTVHCYGFSKHSNPARDIQERAEAALGTSLAGRCSTFLVRNVAPNKEMLCLSFQIPADVLYKRPCPDEAKPASKRLCTSQDSSEEKVLS; the protein is encoded by the exons ATGAG GACTTTGTGGAGATTGGGATACTGTGCCAAACTACTGAAAACTAATCATTTTAGGACAGCTGCATCAAATACATCATTTCCAGCAGTTTGGACGCTATTGGCACAACATTCTGGCAGCATACCTGGGCTCTTTGtagtagttaaaaaaaacactttatCCACAATGCCCGAAACTGTGGAGGATAAAAGTAATTCAGAACTGTATTTGCCACATCCTGGAGTGCGTGGGATGACGCTGCTCAACAGAGAGGCTTTCAGAAGGACAGTGGTTGTTCCAGCTCTTAAAGTCAAGAAAGAAATTGTGCATAGTGTGCTGAAGTCCCTAAAACAATCAGTACTGCAGCGCCCCGGCCTCAAGCGGGTGGTGGAGGATCCAGAGGATGAGGACATCAGATTTGTTATCCTGGATCCTCATAAAGTACCAGAATTCTCATTAGGAGAGTCAGAGCAGCAGGTCCTGAAACAGCTCAATGTCCATCCTGAGGTGTCCAAGTACCACCTGGAGCTGAGCTATGAGAATTTCAAGACGGAGGAGATCCTGCGAGCCGTCCTTCCCGAAGGTCAGGAGGTCACCTCTGGATTCAGCCGTGTTGGCCACATTGCTCATCTGAACCTCAGGGATCACCAGCTGCCCTACAGACACCTGATTG GGCAGGTTATAATGGATAAGAATCCAGGAGTCACCTGTGTAGTGAATAAAACCAATATTATCGACAGCACATACAGGAATTTTGAAATGGAAGTGCTTGCTGGAGAGAACAACCTGGTGACCAAG GTCAAAGAAAATAACATTGCCTATGAACTGGACTTTTCCAAAGTGTACTGGAACCCGCGCCTGTCCACCGAGCACGGCCGAATAGTGGAGCTGCTGAGGGCCGGCGACGTTCTCTTCGACGTCTTCGCTGGCATCGGGCCTTTCGCCATCCCAGCGGCCAAGAGGAAGTGCCGAGTGTTCGCCAACGACCTCAACCCCGAGTCCTACACCTGGCTCCTGCACAACTGCAGGCTCAACAAAGTGGACACCAAGGTGAAGGCGTTCAACATGGATGGCAGGGACTTCCTGCGGGGGCCGGTGAGGGAGGAGCTCAGCAGAGAGCTCCCGCTCCTCCGGGAAGAACAGAAAACCGCCTTCCACGTAGTGATGAACttgccagctctggctgtggaGTTTCTGGATGTTTTCAGGCATCTCTTGGTCGgggagccctgcagccctgctggccTTCCCACTGTGCACTGCTATGGGTTCTCCAAGCACAGCAACCCAGCCAGAGACATTCAGGAGCGAGCGGAAGCTGCGCTGGGAACCTCCTTGGCTGGACGCTGCTCCACTTTCCTGGTCAGGAACGTGGCGCCCAACAAGGAGatgctgtgcctcagtttccagATCCCAGCAGACGTGCTCTACAAGAGGCCCTGCCCAGATGAAG CAAAACCAGCCTCAAAACGTCTGTGTACCAGCCAAGATTCTTCTGAAGAGAAGGTACTGAGTTGA
- the TRMT5 gene encoding tRNA (guanine(37)-N(1))-methyltransferase isoform X1, with product MGPGTPCHGGGCSVSARLHGPRNLFQPIGFSGNHTNRFHPRKSTGMLRPLDEDFSCAAGVSVGRRTLWRLGYCAKLLKTNHFRTAASNTSFPAVWTLLAQHSGSIPGLFVVVKKNTLSTMPETVEDKSNSELYLPHPGVRGMTLLNREAFRRTVVVPALKVKKEIVHSVLKSLKQSVLQRPGLKRVVEDPEDEDIRFVILDPHKVPEFSLGESEQQVLKQLNVHPEVSKYHLELSYENFKTEEILRAVLPEGQEVTSGFSRVGHIAHLNLRDHQLPYRHLIGQVIMDKNPGVTCVVNKTNIIDSTYRNFEMEVLAGENNLVTKVKENNIAYELDFSKVYWNPRLSTEHGRIVELLRAGDVLFDVFAGIGPFAIPAAKRKCRVFANDLNPESYTWLLHNCRLNKVDTKVKAFNMDGRDFLRGPVREELSRELPLLREEQKTAFHVVMNLPALAVEFLDVFRHLLVGEPCSPAGLPTVHCYGFSKHSNPARDIQERAEAALGTSLAGRCSTFLVRNVAPNKEMLCLSFQIPADVLYKRPCPDEAKPASKRLCTSQDSSEEKVLS from the exons ATGGGGCCAGGCACCCCGTGCCATGGTGGTGGGTGCTCGGTCTCAGCTCGGCTCCATGGTCCCAGAAATCTGTTCCAGCCCATTGGATTCTCTGGGAACCACACCAATCGTTTCCACCCCAGGAAAAGCACGGGAATGCTCAGGCCTCTGGATGAGGATTTCTCCTGTGCAGCAGGCGTGTCTGTCGGAAGGAG GACTTTGTGGAGATTGGGATACTGTGCCAAACTACTGAAAACTAATCATTTTAGGACAGCTGCATCAAATACATCATTTCCAGCAGTTTGGACGCTATTGGCACAACATTCTGGCAGCATACCTGGGCTCTTTGtagtagttaaaaaaaacactttatCCACAATGCCCGAAACTGTGGAGGATAAAAGTAATTCAGAACTGTATTTGCCACATCCTGGAGTGCGTGGGATGACGCTGCTCAACAGAGAGGCTTTCAGAAGGACAGTGGTTGTTCCAGCTCTTAAAGTCAAGAAAGAAATTGTGCATAGTGTGCTGAAGTCCCTAAAACAATCAGTACTGCAGCGCCCCGGCCTCAAGCGGGTGGTGGAGGATCCAGAGGATGAGGACATCAGATTTGTTATCCTGGATCCTCATAAAGTACCAGAATTCTCATTAGGAGAGTCAGAGCAGCAGGTCCTGAAACAGCTCAATGTCCATCCTGAGGTGTCCAAGTACCACCTGGAGCTGAGCTATGAGAATTTCAAGACGGAGGAGATCCTGCGAGCCGTCCTTCCCGAAGGTCAGGAGGTCACCTCTGGATTCAGCCGTGTTGGCCACATTGCTCATCTGAACCTCAGGGATCACCAGCTGCCCTACAGACACCTGATTG GGCAGGTTATAATGGATAAGAATCCAGGAGTCACCTGTGTAGTGAATAAAACCAATATTATCGACAGCACATACAGGAATTTTGAAATGGAAGTGCTTGCTGGAGAGAACAACCTGGTGACCAAG GTCAAAGAAAATAACATTGCCTATGAACTGGACTTTTCCAAAGTGTACTGGAACCCGCGCCTGTCCACCGAGCACGGCCGAATAGTGGAGCTGCTGAGGGCCGGCGACGTTCTCTTCGACGTCTTCGCTGGCATCGGGCCTTTCGCCATCCCAGCGGCCAAGAGGAAGTGCCGAGTGTTCGCCAACGACCTCAACCCCGAGTCCTACACCTGGCTCCTGCACAACTGCAGGCTCAACAAAGTGGACACCAAGGTGAAGGCGTTCAACATGGATGGCAGGGACTTCCTGCGGGGGCCGGTGAGGGAGGAGCTCAGCAGAGAGCTCCCGCTCCTCCGGGAAGAACAGAAAACCGCCTTCCACGTAGTGATGAACttgccagctctggctgtggaGTTTCTGGATGTTTTCAGGCATCTCTTGGTCGgggagccctgcagccctgctggccTTCCCACTGTGCACTGCTATGGGTTCTCCAAGCACAGCAACCCAGCCAGAGACATTCAGGAGCGAGCGGAAGCTGCGCTGGGAACCTCCTTGGCTGGACGCTGCTCCACTTTCCTGGTCAGGAACGTGGCGCCCAACAAGGAGatgctgtgcctcagtttccagATCCCAGCAGACGTGCTCTACAAGAGGCCCTGCCCAGATGAAG CAAAACCAGCCTCAAAACGTCTGTGTACCAGCCAAGATTCTTCTGAAGAGAAGGTACTGAGTTGA